The genomic segment GCTTGCCCCTCTTtgccttcaacttcccaattttcttctcctttgcTACTTCCAACTGATTTGATGTCACACATGGTTCACCTCTCCAACCCAACTTTCTTGGTGAGTATGGCAGATTAGTAGGCCTACTCACACCATTCTCATCTCCCCTGAAGCCAATTTTCCTTGAATCAGTTGGTGGCTGATGCATCTTTTTGCGTTGAAGCCTAGTTTTAGCTTCAGATATCACCTTAGGCCTAAGAACTGGCTGCTCATCTTCATCACCAATTTCggcatcatcatcttcatcaccaaTTTCggcatcatcatcttcatcaacaagcGCTCTTAAAGGTGCGTTGTTTGAAGTTGAAGGTGCATCATTGTTTTTGGCAGACCTCTTTGAAGGCGCAGTAGCTTTGGCTTTGGATTTTCTCTTTGATTTTAAAGGTCCAACACCTTCAGAGATTGGTTGGCAGTTATGTTGACCGGAAGAGGCATCAAAGCTAAAGTTAGGCATGAAACTGATTTCAGAATCTTGACTGGCTTGGGGTGCTGACAACGGCACATCTTGGACTGTTTGTGCACCTCTTTGAAGCTACAAATATTATCAAGTTAGACATTTAAATAGGATACTGTAAACATTGAATAAttaagggaaattttttttttttaccagaGGGCATCTTCTTTTGTTGTGGTCTATTACACCACAATGCGCGCATGTCATTTTCAgaccttttcttgaattcttccACAGCCCCTCCCTCATCCTTGCCTCATTTTTTTCCCTTGCTCTCTTAATCTTTGGTCTGCCAACCATTTTACGTATTTGTGGTGGCTCCATAGCATGAGATGGATCAACTTTCCAGAATTTGTCACCTCTAACAGGTTGTATCTTATGCATGTACACCAACATGTAAGCCTCTTTTGAATACCACCAATGCATCTCATTAAGTGGTTCTTTTTGTCATGAAGTAAAGCTTTAATGGCATGAGGACATGGAATTCGTCAAGTCCCATGTCCTACATGTACACTTCTTCCTAAGTAGATCCACAACATGCTTATCGTAACCCTCAACCACCTCATACTCTAAGTCTCCATTACCTTGAACTTGACAGCCTTGTGCAATGATTCTGAAATCATTATACAAATCCATGGCATATGGGCTGAAATCTCCAGTCCAAGTTCTTGCCTCATCTTCAAGATCTTTCAATCTAGTCATCACCTATTTATAACATTCAAAATAAATGAGACACATTGACTAAGAGCAGTAACTAACCAGTAATATGTCTAAGCACAACTGAAGCaagcaccaaaaaaaaaaaaaaaaaaaaaaaaaaaaaaaaaaggaaagaaccAGATGCTTAGAAGCTGACCAGTGACTGAACTATTACAATGATACCTTTAGTAGAACTGCCTAGAATCAAGAAATAGCATAAAGATTAACAAAGCCTTTATATTCAAAGAGGTATACCTTTATTCTAATATCTTCCAACATCTTGATTATTGGTTTGTTCCTTGCTTCTAGAATCCATTTGTTGAAAGACTCAGTAAAATTGTTTTCAACTGAGAAGTTCTTGCAGACCGTGTCAAAATAGGCCCTGCACCAGTGATCTGCTGGGTACCACAATAGATCTTTGACAGCTTTTTCGGACACAACACCCATGGAATTCAATTGATCAtggaattcttcttcatatGTGCTTCAAGCAGATCACCACATTAACTTCTTCATTTCTATACCCCTCCACATCTTGCTCCAATTGGCTTCAATGTGCCTTACACACCATCTGTGGTGTGCTTTGGGAAGCACATGAGTAACAGCATCAATCAATCCCTGTAAGAATCATTAGCGCAACAAGTTAAAGTACATCatctatataaaataaaaaaacggaAAATAATAATACAGGAAAACAAATACCTTTTGCATATCAGACATTAGTGTCAATCCTTCACCATCTGCCAGCTCTAAAGAATTTCTCAACAACTGAATGAACCATTTCCAAGTTCTGGATGTTTCTCTATCCACTACTGCCCAAGCTAGAGGATAAAAATGCTTTTGTGAATCTTGACCAAGGGCAACCAATAAAATTCCCCTACACTTCCCTTTCAAAAATATGACATCCAGCCCTATAAATGGCCTCAAACCTCCTCTCCAACCACTTTTCAAAGCTTGGAAGCACACATACGTTCTCAGAAATCTTCTTTTACCTAGTTCAAGAGCCTCTTTAGATATATTTATCACCACATCAGTACTAGGATTTCTATCCCTCAATTCTTGAGCATAAGCTTCCAACCTATTGAAATCATCAAGGTAGCTACCCTCCAATTTCTCTAAAATAAGCCTCTTAACCCTTTTCATCTTTGAAGCACTAATATTAAGTGAAAATTGATCATCCAAATCTTGTCTCATATCTTTCACCTTGTACTTAGGATTATTCTGCACTTTGTTTTTGAAGTAATGTGCTAAAGCTTGTTGAGTAGCTCTTCTATTCTTAAATGCTGGCTGACAATTATGTTCTAAATGCAAGGTCTTAATCTTATATCCCTGATTTTTGTTATCTTCAGAAATCAAACACACAAAAGGACAGCCACTATCACACTTATATCTAACTCTATGACTGTCACTATGATCAACTTTAAGTCCTTTCTTATTAGAAACTGCGTAATAGCTCACAACTCTTTTAGCTTCATCAAGATCCTTAAAGCTCATACCCTTTTCCAACACTAAAAACCTGTCTAGTTTCTCATTCACTTCcctattcttttcctttctaaaaagtTCCAATTCTTCACTGTCATAGTCACTAGGAACTGGTTCATTATCATCATCCTCTTCCTCACCCGACTCACAATCAGTTCCTACATCTACTGATACAAAGCATGGTTCTTTATGATAAATGATGTTGGGAGCTGAAACATTATCTTCACTTTCATCTACAGCAAAGAATTGCAGCACACAAAACTCACTAGACAGAGAAGATTGAAGTGTTCTAATGCCTGCATCACTCTCAACCAAAAAATATCTCCCAGAGGGCCCTGTGACCAGCAGCTGTTTTACCACTCTAAAACCTAATTTTTCAGTGTATTCATTACATATATCTATGTAAGACAACAAGTCTGGATCATATCCCTCCCACACATGGATCTGTTTTTTTATGTAGACAACTTGAGGATGCAGGACCCACTTGCCTCCATAATTAAATACTAAATCAACCTTGTCAAATATCCTTCAAGAAAAGCACATGGCAAACATAAAATAATGGAAAAGGGACCCAttagaaacattaaagaaaggGAAATAGAAAGCTGAATAGGAAATAGGGAATCTACCAATATTTATGTGAAGACAAGGATAAGGGAAGAGGGACCACATGCTTTAAAAAACAGCATACACAGACAAAAGCATTGAATAAAGTagcaaaaacaaacaaatattGAGTtgtgcattaaaaaaaaaaaaaaaaaacaacaccTAACATTCATAATTACACCCAACagatacacatatacacaatacaaaaacaggaaaaaaaaacgaaTGAAGAGGAAAAAGCTAATAAAGTGGTCTGACCAACAAAAGATTCCAACTTGacacaacaatcaacaaaatattccaacttgaaaaaaaaattaaaaaaaccttAACTTGTGACACTTCATATAGTGTAATGGAGTAACagcaacaaaaaaattgactaaaaaatatataacacaTGGAAGCTCAGCAAAAATGACAACATATATCAAATCTCgcacaatataaaaaaaaatttaaaccttaactgaaaataaataagtaataagCAGCAAAATCTTACTTTAAAAGGCGGAACAGAACTTGTACAATCCAAATCTTCACCCAACGAACTTATTCACGcagaaaatagggacattttgacCAGAAATTGGTTTAAATTTTCTAGGGTTTTCGAAGTAGCGGCGctgaatttctttcttttaatgaAATGGGCCCAATTCGTTTTCTATTAAATGGGTTGAAGGGTTTTGTTTTCTATTAAATGGAAAGGGGGCGGGTCGggttgggggttgggggggggggggggggggcacttGGGTCATCCGGTCAACATTAATAAAAGGTGATTAGTTTAGTTAATTTTATAAGCCAACCAATAAAAAATTGCCACGTGTTTAATGAAAAGCACATTGCaataagggtattttagacCCAATAGGTGGATGGTAAGGGTATTTGGAGGCTGAaaggtggatggagggtatttttgcaccattttcAATAGTTcgagggtattttaggcccttttccgtaaaatTAATTGATACATCTTAAGTCCTATCCTATTCGAATATGgtttctttctttattcttgTTTTAATAATCGTTCatatttgaaaggaaaaaaataaaaataaaagatgcTACCCAGTTTTATAAGGGAAAGGAAACGGAGTAAAAAAAGTTATATACTACTAATAAATTACCTATTCTAGGAATAGGGTTTTCAAACTGAATTAACGCATGGCTATGGCTCCAGCCTCGTACTAGGAGAAGAAGGACATCTATGGAATTAAAGTCAATTCACCAAGAGTTAATCCTCGAAATATTCTCATGGCTTCCATTCAAGTCTTTAATGCGTTAtaggtgtgtttccaaattttATAATTGTTTTTTATTTGAATCAAATTTCGCGGACATCCATCCTCAGCGCTCTATGACTCGTCCTGGTGGAAGAAAATATCTCGTGTACAAAGAGGATACATTCTACACTACAGAGCtgaagaaagatggagaaaccTCCCTTCTTCATATTGAAAATTTCAATCAATTCGGTATATATTGTCGTGTGCATTCCCGTTTAATGTGCGTTAACGCTTTGGTTTGCACGTGGACTGAGAACCATATTGCAATTTGTTGTTCCAATACAAGAGAAGTGAGATTTCTTCCGTGTCAGAAAGAGTTTGTTAATAATTATTCTCACCAACTGTGTTCAGTTGGTTATGAACCagaagaaaaaattataaacattGGTGGACACTTTTCTTCGTTGATGGATACACAAGAAATTGTGTATTCACATTAAACATAGATAAATCATGGAGATAGAGTAAATGCAATGTCTTTAATCCGTCCCCGTCCAGAGTTTGTATTAGGGGGGTAATCTATATGTTGAGTTACGGTTATTATCACAATAACCCATTGGGAATAGTTGCATTTGATGTCAGAGCTGAAACATTcagaattttcaaaattccaccTGCTTTACATCGCAGTGGATGTATTGATTATAACTTCATAGAAGTGAAGGGCAAATTAGCCGTCTTGAACTATAAAAAATATTCCAGCGAAGACGTGCATTTGTGGATTTTGGGAAAGGCTCAAAATGACGATTGGGAGAGACACATCATTCGCTTTCCTTCAGAATGGGAAGGCATTGATGTTGGACCCGAATCACACTTTGATTTTCTTTGTACATCTTGTGATGAggaaattatatttgaatgtattacGAAGTCAATTGTTTGCATCCATATCTGCTATGATTTTACAAGAAAAAGATGGAGAGAATTTGGAGCAATCAAGAAAGGTGGTGAAAGATATTCGATCGTTCGACAATATTTTTTGTTATGTAGAAAATCTCTTCTCATTGGGAAAACTTTGCAGTAGTAATCTCCCATATTAAACTGCATGCATTTAGAACTTGTGCTGAtctattttcctttattttgtttttttgttcataattttcatgacgGAATCGcgtaaataattttttgcacTAGCATTATATTTTAGCTTTTTATAAAAGTTTGCATTACTGTTTCTTTAAGATTATCAATTAATATTTGTATGGAGAATTAGTTGTTGCAATTATAAAACCCACAGTTACAGATTTGATTACAGACCTAAATCAGTTCAGTATTCCATTCACATAGCACATCAAGAtgttatttttggttaaaaaaatcGTTGCTAGGAAATTTTCCTTTCTAGTACAACAAATCCCAAAGTTAAGTAATCTGATAGTTGATCTTGTTTCATTAGTTAAACTTAActcaaaatttttattttttccgcCACTGGCCAAAACCCAGGTTCCAAAGTTTGGTCTGTGCCTTACTTGACAATAAAACCTTGTTTAAGATTTATGGAATCGAGTTTGGACtaaattttgtttttgtctGTCTAAAGAGAAACATgtcaatttttatttgtttaagttCTACGTAGGCGTAAGAAATATATATTAACACAATCAGAACAAGTATTCGATAATTatagataatttttttgaaaatattatgTAATTAATAATTCGATAAAAATAACAATCAACATGAGTCTAATCTCTTCCTTTCTCTATCGAGGGAGAGTGAGATCTATTCATGACTAGGATAAAGTGTAGGTGAAACTAAGTGGAGGTTCAAATATATCGACTGATATCGAAGAATCAACAATGAGTTATGTTACACtccgcactttcagagcatgagcatatCACGTACTTCACCTTTGTAATGGAGCATTGGAGACATCCATGAAGtttggaaggtacaagtcatGGGAAGTACGTGACAATAGAATAAAgaatgaattacgatctcgtaagtcgtaaccgggaaggacaaccttgaaacacgagaacatgaccattaccaagtataataaatgataaatagtATGTAaggggagttttggaagattttgggaccaagcaaatcaatgaaaataagtttgtcgaaaatttgaaaaaaaaaaaaaagttggcagaattaagggcagaattttgggtcaaatttggaagGGCATATCTCTAggcatatgaggagttttaaggtgtttcaacagcctaaaatgaagttcgtcgagtctagttttcaacgcaataaaccgctcatcgatacgacatcgtaatagagaattatgaacgttacaagttaggttgACAGAGCAGAAACAGCACTGCTACCgcactgctacagtactgccgACTTTTAGCCActataaaagggttaaaaaccccatttttctccaTCATAATCTtctaaaaatttccagaaaattcagcaagcaAAAGAGCTCTTAGATCACATAAAagatgaggattttgagtaaattTCAAGTTACGGCGTATTAATCAAGATCCGGACAACGTGTAGTCGCGATCATAGTTTTGTCTTGCGttggaattggcttggattcaaagtaaatattgaagatattgctgctctagcaagaataaggtatgaatctctccttattaatattaattttagtttatttacggagataaagttattaaatagtcgtataataagttgaatagttgagaaacttggaaaacatcgtatggaatgttttatggagcctattggtgttgataatgttgttgtgatgttggtattgttgttgttggtggtggtggtggttattggattgtgatttcggacTAGGCATATAAagaggggagatgctgcccgaattttggtagattctaaatggattttaattaagggtttaagacgagcatatgacgatgagcctaacaatagtatggatggtcgtatatgtagattacgagactacgaatgatcttaagggaattgcaagacaggaagtaagttggaagtcgagaaattatcttccaggtatgttaaggctattcctctttcttctaaaggcatgattcctttcttatgaatccaataggtgttttccaaatgtcccatgatccctttctgtgaatccataaatgtctTCCAAGaacattcttattctcaaaagatAGAGATTCATGACCATAGAGTTCTTATGCTGCTAAAGATAAatatgttttatgatgacgatggtcctatttctagaaactccTACGTTATAATCCCCTACAtatgtttcataacctccttacttccaaaagttagagttcatgattcaagggtatgacttctttcttgataatccataaatgttttccaaaatgtccctattttccgagtcaaagatttatgattctataagcttttatgacaacaacaacggacatgtttttacaatgttaatgacgatgctaaagatgatgatatttctatgatgattacgatgatgatgatgatttcatatttaaaagtcccaagcttatgatttcaatgtaaaTATGAGAATGTTTCGTGATTTTcgtgatttttattcattgttgttgatctcgccttataataattattccttcaaggtgagatagaacgatgatgattattccgtAATATAAtaggaggttaccgaccttacgtcactcgatgtatatatatatatatatatatatatatatatatatatatatatatatatatatatatatatatatatatatatatatatatatatatgtatgtatgtatgtatgtatgtattttttcacaccgcgccgcgctatagtcggccgggcatggcacgtagatgtgcacatcCAGCTacgtgggcatgttatgatattgccccggacgcgggaggcccggacgcgggctaatgatgataacaccgagccttaatggccgggcatgatactatatatatgacaccgagccttaatggccgggcatgatactatatatatgacaccgagccttaatggccgggcatggtactatgtatatgtataaaaatatttttttaaaaggctaagcatgcatggcatccgccttatgaggcatccagatgtacaggttatctcttttattccatgttacctttcatgtctatattatgttgttattcatgccttatatgctcagtacattattcgtactaacgtcccttcttgtggacgctgcgttcatgcccgcaggtaggtaggaagacggatcagacccgtaggtgttctatcagcggattctcaggagcactccacttacttcggagctgcagtctatttggtattgtccttatgatcatttgtattctatgtagaggctcgtagacgtatgtgtatagttagatgttttatagctccaccggttcatattgttgtataatatattggtggccttgtcggccttattttgagctcttgatactttactgttagccttgccggctttatgaaaTACATTATGTTGTGGCAACCTTGTCGGTCtccatatgtacatatgtgctgAACGAGCagatattcctatgttgggccttttctgcgcgCAGatattctttgagttatggtttataatgttcaaagtcaCGGATGAGTCAGGCGGTTCCCAACCTACgagtcggagcccgtcatactcctggtaggggtgtgataaagtggtatcagagcagttcgtcctagggaatgtctacgagccgtgtctagtagagtcttgtttatgggtgtgaagcacgccacacttataaacaagaggctgcagggcatttaggaaccattgacctttctttcttatcttagatcgtgccatagagctaaatcATAGGATATGATGTCCCTGATCCTAACCCAAATGTTTTGATCATGGATAAGTAGTTGTTATGTCGCTACGAGGAAATTGCTTCgaattgaagttgttcattcgaaaggtatgtttcctgttttattaatatggatagatattgatatgagaacttgagcaagatattatggtatttgtgattgctcTGTGGGGCATTAGATGTGCTTTatgggctgtgtgcaggaatgaggtagtaagaattatagaggaaactctgctgaaatttttacaaattgaattgtttgcatgtctatagagaaagagtaaagggaaaatgtgaccatcagccgtttggtaagtcatgattgaaggaacaactatgcaacgctttcaaagagaagttttagagtgattttaatttaatttaaaggaggaaccctagagggaaaaatgattagtagttaaagaaactggaatgagttgcatccGAGGTTTCGGAGGATTGAGACCTATTGGAAACATGAAGAAAGTTGACATTAGGAACTTAAATAcggtattacgatttatagattagattggttagtaggagataacaaagagatattgatatgataaaggaagttaacgagtacgGAAAAGttctaccctatatatatatatatatatatatatatatacaagatcaAGATGGGTTTGTACTCTTAGTGGAATGTTCGATAAAACTTCCGATAGATACTATTAAGTGGCAAACGGAAAAAGAGCACTTtaagagcaaaggaaatcaaggaggACCTTGAGGACAAAAGTACAAGAAAGTGCGGTTATAAATTAATCAAAGGAATTTATGTGATCGGTCACGATAAGAGGAAgcttaataaattagtaaggttggcCAAAGGTAGACAGTGATGGCATACGACAGTGGACTTGGAATAGAGATGTGATTGTAAAGCAAACAGGATGAATATACGAGGAATAGACATACATACGACCAAGATATGGTATTTTAAagggaaataagaaatgaacgaaggaagaaagaaaagggtgtattttactaaaatttcatGATGAGAACAAGAATCATCGGGACATTAGAAGGATTATGACGCATGATTATGATACAAACAATTAGTTACGAAAAACTATGGGACACTATGAGCTAAATTAAGGAAAGGACAAATCATGAGAATGAATGAGAGAGAATATCGACTCTTACTAGTATGGTATAAACCTAACTCAGAATCGGGAACCAAGAGTAAGAGAAATCTCAAGGGTACTGGGGAAAGGATGTCTATGAAGGGAAAAACAAAATTACGACTGAAGGAGCATGTTATAGTCAGGCATTCTATAAGGAGCCTAACGAATTCTGATGTCACCATTGATTCATTAACCTGGGGACTATTAAGCATGAAGAAAGGAAGTGGTTTGAGTTTTGTCCAATATGTATGGACATTTGACTTGATACAAGAATCCAAttagcaaaagagaaataagtcaaaccatgcgatgaaagtaACTCTGGCATTATATGGactagaggagttgaaggatcgctaggCTTGGCCGAATGACTGCCAAAGCGGTCAATACTCAAATGTTACTAGTATATGAGAACATTTTTAGACGAATTAGAATATTCCCAAGTACAGAAGAAGGAAATGTACTGGCTTGAAGGAGTCGAAATTCGAAATGAACTAATATGGCAAggatgtgctaaagaaaagtggaaatggactaaatgcaagtatattatgagatAGACATGAGAAAAGAGGCATTACAAGATAATTAAGGTTTAGCAAATTAAAGGAAATAAGTTTTGCCAATGCAATACGTCGTGTTCTGGGCTATGATCGAATCACTCGTACCAGAGAAATTTTTGGTTACAATTAAGTATGCAGCAAATGTACCCCAAAAAGGTAACGGAGGAAGTGAGTAGGCCTACAAGTGATCAATGATAAGTATCAAGGACAAACGGGATTACTAAAGAAAAATCGCAACATTGGATGAGATGAGagttttaaaagaggaatatttataggaatCTCAATGAtcgtcaaaagaaagaaagacagtatgcctatggatagcatgaCAAGAAGATTACTACTCGAGATTAGAAAATATCTCTGAAGTCGGGAAATTATAAGTCACCGTTTATATCAAATCGTGAGAGTATATGTCATAGGACCATATAAATAATCGTCCTGATAAAATGGCTAGTAAAATAGTATGGGGAcgacaataaatatttgaagaagaatggaAGCTAGTTAAGTCTCAATTAGGGTAACCTCAACGGTATagagagccaaggacttaaatagcaaagcatactcgtattgaaAGGAAGTTGTGATTAAGTAAGATCTTATTTTAGTCTCATGCTTATGAGTTATGTTGTAATGATGTTAAGAattgaggagaggaaattggaggaaagattCAACCATGGATTTGAAGATGTTTTGAATAGTATTTTAGCTAGAGATATGATCATTATTATGTTGTAagtgtaatcttgttatgaggaaTAACAATGAtaacaagaaaatgttgtatacaagtgtataaaggATGGTGCTGAGGTTGTTGTATGGGTTGAATTGAGTCCCATTTGAATCATAAATCccttggctatggtatttttgacgcattggatgagtaatctgaagtaaagtaattaatgagaataataagcccttagcaaggaaatgctattgcaaaCCATCTGGGCACtaccataggtggaactatgatgacAATACAAGGAATTAAGCAATCCGACTaaggaattaaaaaggagatGAGATGATATGTATGTAAAATCGATTAGTACTAAGAGGAATAATCTAAAGTAGCACTAGagaaacaagcaagaaaaagtGCCACAGCCAAATAAGAAAGTTGtccactagtagagaaatagAGGGCTGCGAAACAGGAGGGACTAAGTCAACGGAAGGTGAAGTCATGGAAGTAGATGAAGATAAGATCGCAGGAAAAGaattcaaggatataaataaaggagatggacatttaaggaattaagagatCCGCTTGATTGATAAACCGAAATGACAGATAATTGCGTCAAACTATGGGAAAGACTTATTAAGTGATAATCGGGCAAAGGTTAAAAGTAGAAGGAGaaccccaaaggaaatgatcaaaggatatCACGTTCGATTGGAACAAGCGGGTGACAATGAGACCTCGTGGAACAAGCAACATGAAGGCTCTTATTGGAAAAAGAGATGAATGAAGATTACagacaaaggaaagaatgaaaagattcgAATTCGCTGCATGACTAGGAATCTTGGTTATTCTTCGACAAATTTCTAAATTCACCCCTAATTTATTAGTCGAACTAAGAATCagaaactttaagagtaaattgaaggaaaggaatcattaaaaaaaaaaaaaaaaaaaagatttgagatttttgatataagtacaagaattaccGTTAGTTAGCCAAGTGTTAGaagtccaattgaaggaaagaaaaattaagCGAGACATTTCGGTGTTAAACTAGTTAAAAGATAAAGTACCGCAAAGATTAATTCGACTGCTATAGGAAGCAAAGGATGCTAAAATGTGACTAGTCTTGAGGTTATCTTTAAGGgaggaagaataagaataagtaaACTCCAAGAAGACAAAAGGCCTGGGACATCTGTAAAACGTAAGAAAGATACATGGAGATCGAAGAGAACAAGGATTTCTGAATAAAAAAAAGATGGGataaaaaattggataaaagtatgTAGTAAGTACTGGATGATAGGGTATACAAGAATGTAAACAATGAAGGCTGAAGAGACAATGAGAACGATAAAACATAAAGAGTTAGTAGACAGACAGATAATAAGGAAGGGGATGACCTTGAGTACGGGCATAAACTTTGgctacaaaagaaaaaggataaacTGCGCAATTCAGATAAGTTCAGTTTTAAATGAGCAAGTAATACTacaagtaagtaaagtaaataccgACAAATACAGGTAAGAACATTGACATCTACCTCAGAGCGAGCTCTACCTCAACATTTGAGGACAAATGTTtttgaaggggggggggggggggggggagagaatgttacactCCGTagtttcagagcatgagcatatCACGTACTTCACCTTTGTAATGGAGCATTGGAGACATCCATGAAGtttggaaggtacaagtcatGGGAAGTATGTGACAATAgaataaaggatgaattacgatcttgtaagtcgtaaccgggaaggacaaccttgaaacacgag from the Lycium ferocissimum isolate CSIRO_LF1 chromosome 11, AGI_CSIRO_Lferr_CH_V1, whole genome shotgun sequence genome contains:
- the LOC132036896 gene encoding uncharacterized protein LOC132036896; this translates as MSFKDLDEAKRVVSYYAVSNKKGLKVDHSDSHRVRYKCDSGCPFVCLISEDNKNQGYKIKTLHLEHNCQPAFKNRRATQQALAHYFKNKVQNNPKYKVKDMRQDLDDQFSLNISASKMKRVKRLILEKLEGSYLDDFNRLEAYAQELRDRNPSTDVVINISKEALELGKRRFLRTYVCFQALKSGWRGGLRPFIGLDVIFLKGKCRGILLVALGQDSQKHFYPLAWAVVDRETSRTWKWFIQLLRNSLELADGEGLTLMSDMQKGLIDAVTHVLPKAHHRWCVRHIEANWSKMWRGIEMKKLMW